The following are from one region of the Segatella oris genome:
- a CDS encoding DUF6621 family protein: MNSQVDSNIRMSENIIIADADYIDLVAFDLIVNFERMIGRPIPKADLSQWAVCVALDGGVRAGENDVQVVLVHDEKHKQMDNFTPSDYAGELHAKAFTDARLGEFTITSVSSGAAVSKEEYIESVLHTLLEHKEVRRVMIVPDSEHGDGYARLRNLLRRVDDEDKRITLFAMQPMEGGNFRQEILGYSLMSALGIKAEEIK; this comes from the coding sequence ATGAATTCACAGGTAGACAGCAACATCAGGATGAGTGAAAACATAATCATTGCTGATGCTGATTATATAGATTTGGTCGCTTTCGACCTCATTGTCAACTTCGAACGCATGATAGGCAGGCCTATTCCAAAGGCAGATTTAAGCCAATGGGCAGTCTGTGTGGCGCTTGACGGAGGTGTGCGTGCGGGAGAAAACGACGTGCAGGTGGTGCTTGTTCATGATGAGAAGCATAAGCAGATGGACAATTTCACGCCGTCAGATTATGCCGGTGAACTTCATGCTAAAGCCTTTACGGATGCACGGTTGGGTGAATTCACGATTACTTCTGTGTCATCAGGCGCGGCCGTCAGCAAGGAAGAATACATCGAAAGCGTGTTGCATACGCTTTTGGAGCACAAGGAAGTGCGTCGTGTAATGATAGTCCCCGACAGTGAACATGGTGACGGTTATGCCCGTTTACGCAATCTCTTGCGGCGTGTTGACGATGAGGATAAGCGCATTACGCTGTTTGCAATGCAGCCCATGGAGGGCGGGAACTTTCGCCAAGAGATATTAGGCTACTCGCTGATGAGTGCATTAGGCATCAAAGCTGAAGAAATAAAATAA